A single region of the Sorghum bicolor cultivar BTx623 chromosome 9, Sorghum_bicolor_NCBIv3, whole genome shotgun sequence genome encodes:
- the LOC8072495 gene encoding soluble inorganic pyrophosphatase → MSHPENGGASNGHAAEEHQDVMMEVEPKQRRAPRLNERILSSLSRRSVAAHPWHDLEIGPEAPAVFNVVVEITKGSKVKYELDKKTGLIKVDRVLYSSVVYPHNYGFIPRTLCEDNDPMDVLVLMQEPVLPGAFLRARAIGLMPMIDQGEKDDKIIAVCADDPEYRHYNDISELSPHRLQEIRRFFEDYKKNENKEVAVNDFLPAAAAREAIQYSMDLYGQYIMQTLRR, encoded by the exons ATGAGCCACCCGGAGAACGGAGGAGCCAGCAACGGGCACGCCGCCGAGGAGCATCAGGACGTGATGATGGAGGTGGAGCCGAAGCAGCGCCGGGCGCCGCGGCTCAACGAGCGGATCCTCTCGTCGCTGTCGCGGAGGTCCGTCGCCGCGCACCCCTGGCACGACCTCGAGATCG GTCCTGAAGCTCCGGCCGTCTTCAACGTC GTCGTGGAGATCACCAAGGGGAGCAAGGTGAAGTACGAGCTGGACAAGAAGACGGGGCTCATCAAGGTGGACCGCGTCCTCTACTCCTCCGTCGTCTACCCTCACAACTACGGCTTCATCCCCCGGACGCTCTGCGAGGACAACGACCCCATGGACGTCCTCGTCCTCATGCAG GAACCAGTCCTTCCCGGCGCCTTCCTCCGCGCCAGGGCCATCGGCCTCATGCCTATGATAGATCAG GGGGAGAAGGACGACAAGATCATCGCCGTCTGCGCCGACGATCCCGAGTACCGCCACTACAACGACATCAGCGAGCTCTCTCCGCACCGCCTCCAGGAGATCCGCCGCTTCTTCGAAGACT ACAAGAAGAACGAGAACAAGGAGGTGGCCGTCAACGACTTCCTGCCCGCCGCAGCTGCCCGTGAAGCCATCCAGTACTCCAT GGACCTGTACGGTCAGTACATTATGCAGACCCTGCGGCGGTAG
- the LOC8058518 gene encoding glutaminyl-peptide cyclotransferase isoform X1 — MCDGWGLATDGKVLFGSDGTSMLYKLDPKSLEVMKVVTVKYHGDEVPYLNELEYIDGEVWANVGQGCGRPCMAARRPGMPPLLAEDWPGLEPATLWKRRQETQDRRADAVVLDGFKDGRATRATSNVLATQDH; from the exons ATGTGCGATGGTTGGGGTTTGGCGACTGATGGAAAAGTTCTTTTTGGCAGTGATGGCACTTCAATGCTGTATAAGCTGGATCCAAAGTCACTTGAAG TCATGAAAGTGGTGACTGTCAAGTATCACGGTGATGAAGTCCCCTACCTTAATGAGCTGGAGTATATAGATGGTGAAGTCTGGGCAAATGTCGGGCAG GGTTGTGGACGCCCGTGTATGGCTGCTAGGCGGCCAGGGATGCCGCCGCTGCTGGCCGAGGACTGGCCAGGGCTAGAGCCGGCTACTCTTTGGAAACGAAGGCAGGAAACGCAAGATCGCAGAGCTGACGCGGTGGTCCTCGACGGCTTCAAGGACGGGCGAGCAACGAGGGCGACGAGCAATGTCCTGGCAACGCAGGATCACTGA
- the LOC8058518 gene encoding uncharacterized protein LOC8058518 isoform X2, whose protein sequence is MLYKLDPKSLEVMKVVTVKYHGDEVPYLNELEYIDGEVWANVGQGCGRPCMAARRPGMPPLLAEDWPGLEPATLWKRRQETQDRRADAVVLDGFKDGRATRATSNVLATQDH, encoded by the exons ATGCTGTATAAGCTGGATCCAAAGTCACTTGAAG TCATGAAAGTGGTGACTGTCAAGTATCACGGTGATGAAGTCCCCTACCTTAATGAGCTGGAGTATATAGATGGTGAAGTCTGGGCAAATGTCGGGCAG GGTTGTGGACGCCCGTGTATGGCTGCTAGGCGGCCAGGGATGCCGCCGCTGCTGGCCGAGGACTGGCCAGGGCTAGAGCCGGCTACTCTTTGGAAACGAAGGCAGGAAACGCAAGATCGCAGAGCTGACGCGGTGGTCCTCGACGGCTTCAAGGACGGGCGAGCAACGAGGGCGACGAGCAATGTCCTGGCAACGCAGGATCACTGA
- the LOC110430626 gene encoding fructose-1,6-bisphosphatase, cytosolic-like, producing the protein MDHAAEAQRTDLMTITRHVLNEQSRHPESRGDFTILLSHIVLGCKFVASAVNKAGLAKLIGLAGETNVQGEEQKKLDVLSNEVFVKALVSSGRTCVLVSEENEEAIFVDPALRGKYCVCFDPLDGSSNIDCGVSIGTIFGIYMIKDKDNVTLEDVLQPGTNMLAAGYCMYGSSCTLVLSTGNGVNGFTLDPSLGEFILTHPNIKIPKKGKIYSVNEGNAKNWDGPTAKFVEKCKYPQDGSSPKSLRYIGSMVADVHRTLLYGGIFLYPADQKSPNGKLRVLYEVFPMSFLMEQAGGQSFTGKQRALELAPAKLHDRSPIFLGSYDDVEEIKALYASESNNA; encoded by the exons ATGGACCACGCGGCGGAGGCGCAGCGGACGGACCTGATGACGATCACGCGGCACGTGCTGAACGAGCAGAGCCGCCACCCGGAGTCCCGCGGCGACTTCACCATCCTCCTCTCCCACATCGTCCTCGGCTGCAAGTTCGTCGCCTCCGCCGTCAACAAGGCCGGCCTCGCCAAGCTCATCGGCCTCGCTGGCGAGACCAACGTCCAG GGTGAGGAGCAAAAGAAGCTGGATGTCCTGTCCAACGAAGTCTTTGTCAAGGCGCTCGTCAGCAGCGGCCGCACC TGTGTTCTTGTGTCTGAAGAGAACGAGGAGGCCATCTTCGTCGACCCGGCCCTCCGCGGAAA GTACTGCGTTTGTTTCGATCCGCTGgatggctcctccaacatcgaCTGCGGTGTCTCCATCGGAACA ATCTTTGGGATTTACATGATCAAAGATAAGGACAACGTGACTTTGGAGGATGTACTTCAGCCTGGAACAAACATGCTTGCTGCTGGCTATTGCATGTATGGGAGTTCCTGCACG CTTGTGTTGAGCACGGGAAATGGAGTCAATGGTTTCACTCTTGATCCTTCCCTTGGAGAGTTCATTTTGACCCATCCAAATATCAAG ATACCAAAGAAAGGGAAGATTTATTCAGTCAACGAAGGGAATGCCAAAAACTGGGATGGGCCTACAGCAAA ATTTGTGGAGAAATGCAAATATCCTCAGGATGGTTCATCGCCTAAATCCTTGAGATATATTGGAAG TATGGTTGCTGATGTCCATCGTACCTTACTATATGGGGGCATATTTTTGTACCCAGCAGACCAGAAGAGTCCAAACGGAAAACTACG TGTTCTGTATGAAGTCTTCCCGATGTCATTCCTGATGGAACAAGCTGGAGGCCAGTCTTTCACAGGAAAACAACGG GCCCTTGAACTTGCTCCCGCTAAACTTCACGACAGATCCCCAATATTCCTCGGGAGCTACGATGACGTGGAGGAGATCAAAGCACTGTACGCTTCAGAGTCAAACAATGCTTGA